The nucleotide window atgatggcacatttgtaaggaacatgcatttgggggaggagcagtagagctgagtatgtgggttgcgtccatgaaaaatttgccaaatcctctctgccaatgccaatcAGCGTATTCTGCCATTTTTgtgtttggtggactggatgattgaagtttgaagaaacaagacttTGGCAacttaacaatttattcatttaacaaatagGAGTCTCGGTAGCCTGTGGAAGAACAATACACAACCCACAtattcagctctactgctcaacCCACAAATGCATTCTCCTTACAAATGAGGCACCATtcaaaagggaaattaacaggctttccaatggtataagatttattgccaagaagcattgttacaacaaagaaaaaatctaccaaacacaaatttcatttctttttgtttatttagatGTGTtatgtgctatgtttatttagAATCAGTTTTGTACAATAActaggaaaaaaatattataacatttttatttgataagatgtttttgtgttttaacattAGCAACAAATAGAAGACAATGTTTTAATCTATagaaaatctgttttatttggGAGGTTTGACCTTGGAGTAAACATCAGTATCTTTAAGCTTCTGTTGTCTTCTAGCTCCTTTGGAGGACGCTGGTTTATTGGTGAAACTCAGAGCAGCGTAGTTTAAAGCATCATCACCCTGAAGAAACACACTTCATTAAACATTATTCACTGATAACTGTCTGTCAGAGCAAAACTGGTTgctggttgtgtgtttgttgcgAAATTAAGGTGGAAGAAAAGTGTTTTGCTCCAAAAACGACTAAATTGAGAGCTCACCCGAAGATTTAGAAGACCACATTAAATACAGCAAGTAAATTCATATATCACAACTAAAGTGTGTTACAGGGACTTACTAATTGTAGGTAATGCAATTCTAAACATAAATTATTTGCCATTTGTACAAAACAGATCGAAAAACTTGGGCTCACTGGGCAAAATGTAAAGACACAGTGCAGTACTATGCAGATCTGGTAACTATTTCAGTTAATCattgaatttaaataattataaagacaacattaaatattaaatgttgaaaccattttttaaatagatGTCCTTTTTGAAGAATAAACAATAACAGTTGGGAGGTTCAACATTTGATGTGTTGTCTTTAtactatttttaaatgttttatgcatcattgcatgttgttttaattacatttttttttacattttgcaccaaaatgtttgtaaaataatataacaatTAACATATGTAATGCTTTTTACTTAATTCAACACAATGTTAATAGAGTTGAGGATTTCCATTATCTGTGTTTGGATGAAAAAGGTAAGTACAGTTTGAATTAATCACCTggtttatttctgttgtttgaCCCTCAGCAGCACCTTCAACAAATAACAATTACATTATTGAATTATTTCTATAAATCATGGATTAccttcattttcaaataaaatatagatcAGAATTCTTATACAACCTACCTCTATCACGTCTGGTGCGTAATTTTCTGCACAGACATACAACTACAACCACTGAAATTATGTTTGTTGTGGCTAAAACAAAAATGGCTGGAAGGAAATGATAGTTTTCTAAAACAAAGAAAGcaaattaaaatcattattagTAACTGTGtttaacttatttttttaaacaacttcCCTTGAAACTTAAGCAAGAGTGAAGGCGCTTCACAAAATACTCACACATACCTGGAAAGCCCAGTTTAGTCCCTTTCCCAAACAgtatctgtccacacacagccacagcacagtagtaagttccagcatcagagagactgaggttggtcttggggagtttgtagacacagctctgtgtagaAGAATCAGCCTCAGAACTCCTGCTACACGGACTGTTAGTGTCTCCATGAGTGTAAATGATTCCTGGAGGAGATTCTCCTGATCCATGTCTCAGCCAGTACACACTGTGTTCTCCTGCAGACACATCTGTGAGGATTGAACACTGCAGACACTGTTGTGTTGCCTCCCACTTCAACAGAGTGTAATTCAGGAGTCTGGAGAACACTGTAGAGACTTGAAGATGAACCTGGAGAGAAAATAATCACTGATCACTGACTTAAATGGATTTGGGTTTAAACCAAATGGTGTTTTATGTAAACAGACTGAATTAGACTAGCACCTACCTTTAAACACCACAACTGTGCAGTCTGATAATGTAAGCTCTGTGTAACTGGAGACTGCACAGTAGTATGTAGCTGAATCAGATGGTTCTGCGTTTGTGATATTCagaataaatctgttttctttttttagtgcATTAATGCGTCCGCTCTTGTTGAAACTGTTATAGGATTTTAGAGATGAaccaaaaacagaaacaatgaGAAGAGGTTTCTGTCCTGGAGTCTGTTGAAGCCATGTAATCCCTGACGCAGCAGCATTTGAAAAAGAACAAGTCAGACTGATATTTTCTCCAAACATAATGTACTTCTGTCCATTTAGACATGGAATGTTCACTTCTGAGGTGCCACCTAAAAATGATTAAGAGTTGAATGTTGTGTAGAAagtgaatgtaaataataaaatgtagaaatgtacAAAAGGATATTAAACAGTACCTAAAACAGCAGAGAACAAAGCAAGTGCACACAGTCCAATCATCACCAAACTCTTCTAGCATGTCCTGAAAcaatattatgtatttttacacTGTAATTTTGTTACAAAATGCCTTCAGAGTAAAGTGTATGCATTTACTGATAAGAgagattatttacattttaacacacaaacacacacacacgtacgtacgtacatacatacatacatatatatatatatatatatatatatatatatatatatatatatataatgtgtctCTCAAACTAGAGCCCACTTCAATATGCAAAGTGCCAAAATTTCAGTCATTACAAAATGACTTAAAAAGTAAGTAGTGATAAATGTACTTACATTGGAGGTTGGGAATGTTTTaatttcttctgtaaagttgcttcTTTGTAGATACAAGGATTTACTTCAATAGCAATGTTGTAATTTTCTATGTTACTGGCTTTTAGTTGATTCTATAGGATCACTTATCGTTTGTGAAGGACAACAGTAAAACTTTGAGACATATTTAATCTGTGTGTAAACCTTCTACAACAGCAGATTTATATCATTGTGCTGAAAGCTGATTTGTTCCCATCACAAGAGGTAGAATTACACCCGACCACTCACAGAAACAGGAATAACACAGAAATGAATATGCTAATCACTACTGCAGTGGGCCTGGTTTGGCCAAAGTAATCCCACCACATTAAAGAACTAGAGATTTGAGTATTAAATATCTAACAGTCAGTAAGAGCACATTATCCATTGAAGTAAATAAAGCACAACAGCTAAACAAAGAAGTACAATCAAAACAGCCTTCAAATTTCTTTATCATAAGCAGCTTAATATGAAGACATACACATAGTCCATTTCCAAAACTGATGAAAGAAGcagtaaataattataattccaAGACATCATATGCCTTTTAAGTGCAGATAAACTATATAAGTGTGTGATTAgagatttttatttctgttaaaattacaaaataaatgtatagttTCCATAAGGTAGAGAAAGTCCTTTTTGATTTAGGAGCTCCagtccaacacacactgtatcaGGGGTTATAGATGCTATTTTACACCCGGCATCACttggcacaaggtgggaacacaccccagattcttgagtcaccaatccacctaccagtggtggttttggaccgtaggaga belongs to Hoplias malabaricus isolate fHopMal1 chromosome 9, fHopMal1.hap1, whole genome shotgun sequence and includes:
- the LOC136706620 gene encoding uncharacterized protein, which encodes MVAQQVHLQVSTVFSRLLNYTLLKWEATQQCLQCSILTDVSAGEHSVYWLRHGSGESPPGIIYTHGDTNSPCSRSSEADSSTQSCVYKLPKTNLSLSDAGTYYCAVAVCGQILFGKGTKLGFPENYHFLPAIFVLATTNIISVVVVVCLCRKLRTRRDRGAAEGQTTEINQGDDALNYAALSFTNKPASSKGARRQQKLKDTDVYSKVKPPK